ctgtgggcatcttagaggacctccctgtgaagattggaaggtatgagatacctacagattttgtggtgcttgagatgggtgaggaggctcaagacccattgattctaggaaggtcattcttagctacagcaggagctattgttaatgtgaaggagggcacgattgatctccatttgggtaaagagaacatcctccactttgaaATCAAGgggaaaatgaggaaaccaactgtgttcgggcaagccttctacattgaagagatgggcactcctgctgatgagcaccttgaagagttaccacctgaggacgacgaggagggagcatctccctctactcattccccatagaaggtaacccaccacactcccttgtatataccatttcatttttgcatattagttttcttttcggtatctctctctacttgacaacacagagactgtgtaactcaagtttgggggaggtaccaagtatttgatcatgtttgctttgatgttgtttcattgagtcatgcattgcatacctatttgcatatataaaaaaaaaaatcaatcatttaatttgcatcatttgcatttctaggagagtctagagcatataggttgcattcacttgcattgggagcaatgattttaaatgccttgtaaagaacactacgttgcacctgagtagcttttgcacctctcaaaaagacttgtatgtttcgagccttgaaaactcttcctgaaacttgttgattgctgaaactcagtctttgaagccaactacaaccttatttgaactgaacgaacttaatgcttcttgctcatggtcccttgtgtactgagtcatggctatacacacttgagttgtcacatcctttatgccaatcttgttttgacaaactctagtggtagaccactcccaaaacctttccctccttttaagctttcattgtttgatgagtgaggccttcttcggaaagtcttacatgtgcataatgttgaaagtatcgggaacgacaatgcttgatcttcattcttgctagattgggcactctattgtctagctataggtggggggtgagtgttgtgattatgatttgggagcaatgaaaaaggaaaagaaatgactctttgtgtttaagtgaattgttttattgggataagtagaaaagcctctagctcaagttttgaaagtcttggcccccaacctaaaaaaaaaaaaaacgaaaaaaaaagagaaaagaaaaagaaaaaaaataaaaaggggctagcaaagttgttaggagctaagaaataTTTTGAGGTTATgaaaaaatcccttgtagatttcaaagagaaggagttaaagttcttaggatcttttggtgagagatgtgagttgggtttgacatttgggaatgattgtgtaattgtatgtttgggaaaagggtagaacaatggagattgagcattgtatgcatgagttgatccctttcttagatatattatgtgcaatgtcaaggctacttgtttctgagagtaaaccaccttaaagatcatatgttttgaacctcttgaatcacttgaataaaagccttcccttatccaaccaaatgacttggaccaactgaccatttgcaagaattcacctgatgttttgtgcttaatgaatgtgagagttggttgatttgaatgtgtggatgcttgatgatgagtgtaagaacaaaaagagttaagataggcctagagaagctagagtgtaataagagagtgtgctagttgtgtttcttttggctatatgctcccaccttcaacctctctccctatgagttctagaaagttcacttgtggacaagtaaaagaacaagtttgggggagttgatatcttgcatatttacattgttttatccattcatccatgagcattttcatcatatagattaggatttagccatgtctaggttgcattttgcattcattgtccttattaggtgctggagtgtgccatggagtgatttgagatgtttgggagcattgtgatccaaaagggggtgaaagatgagcatggatggagcctttagagaaatcttctattgctaagattttgtggagacacagcaaattgagttagctttctaatggaagtggtttcaagtcatttggagatgtaatgaaggagttatgatcaatttactagaggcatatccatcctggtcgagcatcgcagagtgacctctcagagcgacctaccgaggtcgctcccagccagagcgaccagtcCAGAGCGACTACCTCAAGtcactcccagccagagcgaccagccagagcgaccagctcaagtcacTCGCGTTTTGACGCGTCGAGACACAAAAAAACGCGTCGGGAGTGACCTCctggagcgactatgctaggtcactccgcgtgttttgcttggacgatttttatgttatttcaggggccttttggtcatttgttttgatgtttttacactttctaaacctaagttaagtacttttgtaagccattggaggcaagataatctcttttctagagaagaactagtaaaaaacctcttttgattcagatttcattgctttcatcttgtgttcttgttgatttcttatctatttctctacatggttaatctaaaatccaatatgggtttaagaggaatcatggagattagtgagtaatcactttttgaattcatgggttagggagattaagggtgattaggttagttctaggatgttttagtgtagatcattcttgttccttgctagtagagtattcataatgcatcttctgagttggccactcaaaagttgatcaataggcatttcccacccaaaaggtgtttgatgaaatgcctgagacaactctcctaggcttttagtatactttgccaaagacatttgttgttaaaggtgctaagatagttaatagacttgttagtaatgattgctttcatattattcaaccaaagacatttgatgtttgagatatgttagcaaatgagcattcatctagacatagagcttgcttagaattgtgtctaggcttaaggttgatagtttgattgattatttgccatccttagttcgatacttgatcacccaaggtctaatccctatgcccatgagttctcttttcccttagtcaagaaagtatcattctgttattgctttctagtattagtagtagtttaaaacccatctaaatcattggttgcacttagattaagtgagtacttgcattctcggtgctttgatatccctcagaactagttcgacaatcttttatactacaacatttgtcttaggagccttgaaaactcctaacatcagaaACTGACATATCAGTTATCACATATATATGCACAACTGGGTCTGCGCAGGGTGACACCTTGTCACGGTAATGCTCCCCTAAACCCTCTTCATTGTATTTGCCTCCAGTGCCAATAGAGTTGGATATATTGTTGATATCATGCATTGAGCAGAATAGAAGCTTCCATGTCACTGAATTCAAGAATCCCAAGATTTCTCTTATGTTATTGTTGAAGCATTGCTCTTTATGTGTTCtttatatgaaaagaaaaatcatataGATTGAATGAAGCAACCTATCATAATTGATTTATCCAAACTCGTGCACCCCATGCCAAGGAAGTCAATGGCTCCTCCCTGAGACCCTGAAGAAACCTTCTACATATTCTtttgtttaataatattttaggcATCTTTCTCTGCTCTCTAGCGGTAAGATGATGTCCTTCTATGGATCAGCCAGATGTGCTATATACATTACATACTTTTTTCACAAACACATACACATAAAAGTCAACAATGTAAAGAGTTTAATACTACACtgaaatttctataaattaataatgttgggactacaccaaaactatagctttttattaatttatagagatattaatttataatatcgaaccaaaaactcattttgagactataaaattatagggcaattgtcaataatagcacattttgaagtttatgtctcaaaaatgaCACTAGaaagagaaagtcacaaaaataacattcattaaaagggtaaaatatccctaatatccttggattaaaattaaataaacaaacaaaaataaataaaataaaaattaaaaaaataaaaaaaattttatatagtttcagattatatgttttcagattcgaaatttttctaatttttttttcaaatttttttttttgattttttttttatttttttttcaaattttctttttataatttaaaaatactttttgtttttaaaatttttatcttttattttagtatttattttttataaaattttaaaccctaattccaaaaccccaccccttaactctaaaccctaaggtttggattaattaacccaaggggtataagtgtatatttacctctttaatgaaacttatttttgtgaatttgagcattgagtgctactttgagaacaaaaacttggtttggtgctactctagtctttttctcaaaattatattattttatagagatttttagtgtatattaatttatagagtattaatttaaagaggttatactaTAGTTAGTATTCTGTGTTTCTATTctgtattttttctttatttaacttcaaatattgatttttttctcattttaataTGTAAAGCATATTAATATATGGAAATGAATGATCAACAAAATGTCCATATATCACAGATCGTTTTCGTATTAGATTTCATTTGCATTAGATTCTTCTTGTACATGGAATTTGAAGAGAGAAAGCAAGTGTCGAATATGCATCACAGACATGTTCGGGAATACAGAAGCTCAGACACACACTAGCATATCGTTAATAGGAAACGTACTATTTGGAATGGTCGATATAGTCTTTTTATTTGAAGAGAAGATTGGCATATCAGGCCCTTCAGCACGTTAGAAGCCTAGTCTTGTGGGCTGCAGTTGCATGACATTTTCTTCCTTGTACACGCAGCCCCACATGCGTAACAGAACTTGTGGTTGCAATGtctgtgagaaaaaaaaaaaaaaacacagataaTTAGAGTCGAagacaaataatataaaatcagtCTCAATAACAAATGTCCAAAATACCTGCAGCTAATGCGTTGGCACCCGCCATTTTTTTGAACGACGGTGGCACACTGGGGACACTTCATCCATCCCTCTGTCTTCACTAAAGACTCGAAAAGCGCAGCGTCAGATGTCAGGTAAGACTGGGACTTCTTGAACTCATCGCACGTCTTCTTGTAGTGCCATGGAACATGGCACTTTTTGCAGAAACACAAGCCGCACTCGACGCACGTGCGTGCTACTGACTTTTGCCGAGGATCAATGGAGAAGCCGAGTGGGAGGTCGCGGTCGGACATCAAAAAGTTACAACAAGGCTTGGGACAGTAGACTCTGTCTAAAACGGGGATGGCCTTCTCCTTCTTGCGGTGGATGATAAGATTAAGAGCATCATCATCAACAATACCTCTACAATCCTCTAGCACAAGTTCTTTCTCGCAACCCGGGTAAGGGCAGAGTAGGGTGTCTCCTCGTGCTAGTTGGGATGAGACACAGTCCCTTATGCACGTAAAGCAGATGCGGTGGAAGCAACCGCTCCTCACCTCAAGTTTGTGACGAGGTGAAACGTGTGCATAGCAGGCTGGACAAGTCTCATACTCATTGTCACCTTCACGCCATGTGGTTTGGGAAGCAATGGCATCTCTTGCGAGCTTAATGAGAGAAGAATTGATGTCTGTGCGCAGAGGGAGTGCCTGGCAAGACGTGAATCTTGCCTGAAGAGGAGCCACTTGCTTCAAAAGTTTTGCTACGACAATGGACTCGTTCGGTGGTGCAGCTTTACCTGTTACCTGTCAGACACAACACATACGTAACTTGTGAAAGGATACTACTGAAtaaaagaagcaaaaaaaaaaaaagaagagacgTGAGACTTACGTAATCCAAGATGATGGAATCGTCGTCACAGAAGAATTGGATGCT
The nucleotide sequence above comes from Brassica napus cultivar Da-Ae chromosome A9, Da-Ae, whole genome shotgun sequence. Encoded proteins:
- the LOC106413201 gene encoding E3 ubiquitin-protein ligase RSL1, whose product is MDNELELARQKLGLVSLGESSTYRLYSKGLVSEEFIKDDTKLVGGSGLSLCDSNDNSKKLETNKALRNHRVLAAHPEATELAAIIQGMSWALKLGVKSIQFFCDDDSIILDYQVTGKAAPPNESIVVAKLLKQVAPLQARFTSCQALPLRTDINSSLIKLARDAIASQTTWREGDNEYETCPACYAHVSPRHKLEVRSGCFHRICFTCIRDCVSSQLARGDTLLCPYPGCEKELVLEDCRGIVDDDALNLIIHRKKEKAIPVLDRVYCPKPCCNFLMSDRDLPLGFSIDPRQKSVARTCVECGLCFCKKCHVPWHYKKTCDEFKKSQSYLTSDAALFESLVKTEGWMKCPQCATVVQKNGGCQRISCRHCNHKFCYACGAACTRKKMSCNCSPQD